The following coding sequences lie in one Sedimentibacter sp. MB35-C1 genomic window:
- a CDS encoding S9 family peptidase — protein MENIKLRDFLDYKFLSGIELSPDKNHAAFVVHTSDYDDNKYDSTIWTYNCLTGESKKLTNMNKEKSFIWLDNTTLIFQSMRDEKLKKKTEDGEHWTVFYAIDINGGEAYEYMRIPLKVNEIKKIAHEKFLITAEYDHYGINLHSHKSDEKDKAIDKIKENKDYEILDEIPFWSNGEGFINKKRNRLYLFDKGTKDIVPISGQFENVTVTGIKDGKVLYTSQNYTNKLELTNELYLYDLYSEKAMLLIEEDEFNIDFAEFVGNEILFAASAMDKYGLNQNPYFYKLRNGEAELICEHDFGMHNSVGSDCRYGGGADYRVFDNCLYFVSTENKSSFIKKLSLDGTIEKITSDNGSIDCFDICSEGIVFIGLRGNRLQEIYTYASNRSTQKTKFNEKISETKNIIKPERMEFINDGTKIEGYILKPVNYDENKSYPAILDIHGGPKTVFGEIFYHEMQVWANEGYFVFFCNPRGSEGRGDEFADIRGKYGTIDYEDLMKFTDLVLKKYPQIDRSNIGVTGGSYGGFMTNWIIGHTDRFKCAVSQRSISNWISKFGTTDIGYYFNSDQNQSTPWDNPEKMWFHSPLKYANQAVTPTLFIHSEKDYRCWLAEGLQMFTALKYHGVDARLCMFREENHELSRSGKPRHRVKRLEEMTNWFEKYLR, from the coding sequence ATGGAAAACATAAAGCTTAGAGATTTCTTGGATTATAAGTTTTTATCGGGGATTGAGCTGTCACCGGATAAAAATCATGCAGCGTTTGTGGTTCACACCTCTGATTACGACGATAATAAATACGATTCAACTATTTGGACTTACAACTGCCTGACCGGAGAATCCAAAAAACTTACCAATATGAACAAGGAAAAGTCTTTTATATGGCTTGACAACACCACACTGATTTTTCAATCCATGCGTGATGAAAAATTAAAGAAAAAAACAGAAGACGGAGAACATTGGACTGTATTTTACGCAATTGACATTAACGGAGGAGAAGCTTATGAATACATGAGAATACCCCTCAAAGTCAATGAAATAAAAAAGATAGCCCATGAAAAGTTCCTCATTACAGCAGAATATGACCACTATGGCATAAATCTTCATTCACACAAGTCAGATGAAAAGGATAAAGCAATTGACAAAATAAAAGAAAACAAAGATTATGAAATTTTGGATGAAATACCGTTTTGGTCAAACGGAGAGGGATTTATAAACAAAAAACGAAACAGGCTGTACTTATTCGATAAAGGCACTAAAGATATAGTTCCGATTTCAGGACAGTTTGAAAATGTTACAGTAACAGGTATTAAAGATGGAAAAGTTCTTTATACGTCCCAAAATTACACCAACAAGCTTGAGCTGACAAACGAACTGTATTTGTACGATCTATACTCTGAAAAAGCAATGCTATTAATTGAGGAAGATGAATTTAATATAGATTTTGCGGAATTTGTAGGTAACGAAATTTTATTCGCAGCCTCTGCAATGGATAAGTACGGCTTGAACCAAAATCCTTACTTCTATAAATTGAGAAACGGCGAGGCGGAACTCATATGCGAACATGACTTCGGAATGCACAATTCGGTTGGGTCAGACTGCCGTTACGGAGGCGGTGCCGATTACAGAGTGTTTGATAACTGCCTGTACTTTGTATCAACCGAAAATAAAAGCTCCTTTATCAAAAAGCTCTCACTAGACGGAACCATTGAAAAAATAACATCCGATAACGGGTCAATAGACTGTTTTGACATATGTAGCGAGGGAATAGTCTTTATAGGCCTCCGGGGAAATAGACTTCAGGAAATATATACATATGCAAGCAACAGGTCAACTCAGAAAACAAAATTTAATGAAAAGATATCAGAAACTAAAAACATAATAAAACCTGAAAGAATGGAATTTATAAATGACGGAACAAAAATAGAAGGTTATATCTTGAAACCTGTCAACTATGATGAAAACAAGAGCTATCCTGCAATTCTCGACATACACGGCGGTCCAAAAACCGTATTCGGCGAAATTTTCTATCACGAAATGCAGGTTTGGGCAAACGAAGGATATTTTGTATTTTTCTGCAACCCGAGAGGCAGCGAAGGCAGAGGCGATGAATTTGCTGACATAAGAGGAAAATACGGAACCATAGATTACGAAGATTTAATGAAATTTACCGACTTGGTGCTTAAAAAATATCCACAGATAGACAGATCTAACATAGGAGTAACAGGAGGCTCTTACGGCGGATTTATGACAAACTGGATTATAGGCCACACAGACAGATTCAAATGTGCCGTATCACAAAGAAGTATCTCAAATTGGATTTCAAAATTTGGAACTACAGACATAGGATATTACTTCAATTCCGATCAGAACCAATCAACTCCTTGGGATAACCCGGAAAAAATGTGGTTTCATTCGCCGCTTAAATATGCCAATCAAGCTGTAACACCAACACTATTTATTCATTCGGAGAAGGATTATCGCTGCTGGCTGGCAGAAGGGCTTCAAATGTTTACCGCCTTAAAATATCACGGAGTTGATGCACGGCTGTGCATGTTCAGAGAGGAAAATCATGAACTGAGCAGAAGTGGAAAGCCACGACACAGAGTTAAAAGACTTGAGGAAATGACAAACTGGTTTGAAAAATATTTGAGGTAG
- a CDS encoding GerMN domain-containing protein, with protein MKILSNIIVLALIGLFSSTYLFNLSPIDYRGTIEIETPQEERTLSLESDEKDLLNPESITISHVSLNDEIIKSVSDNIFTLDIYKNDKIVKNGISGLELVSPSVNMSISVNKDNPILTTLDINQKKLGLEDGIYKFVFNSNLISDSDKSTLSINVTYDTSGAYYHATSQSPVNTKGLTLYFVAEYTDELIPVTRFVVEDKSITRMAIEQLQNGPVNNGMESVIKNVTNTTYNNGNVVIDIPSSYAGYNDGSKDASLAYSAFVKTIFDVDRYWPIYSVTFTVDRLKTDTYFNGLSSESLNLLPNAEMNYLLYMAYKIDGRYYLYDYETDMSKTGISAEDSIELKAQKLFDAYKDSDVPYGISPIPESITLQEAKTENSTLVLDFGSEFLNAYKDKPDLRQMMIESMVYTFTTIPGIDSVKITVNGEPLKNFVEFDDGRDIAAAMYPPYFINPEIVQENQ; from the coding sequence ATGAAAATATTAAGCAATATTATTGTATTAGCCCTAATAGGTCTGTTTTCATCCACTTATTTATTTAATCTTTCTCCGATAGATTATAGAGGAACAATTGAAATAGAAACTCCACAGGAAGAAAGGACTTTGAGCCTGGAATCAGATGAAAAGGATTTACTGAATCCGGAATCAATTACTATAAGTCATGTTTCTTTAAATGACGAAATAATTAAAAGCGTTTCTGATAATATTTTTACCCTTGATATTTACAAAAATGATAAAATCGTTAAAAATGGTATAAGCGGACTCGAACTTGTTTCTCCTTCTGTAAACATGTCAATATCAGTCAATAAGGATAACCCTATACTGACGACATTAGATATCAATCAGAAAAAACTTGGACTCGAAGACGGGATTTATAAATTTGTTTTCAATTCAAATCTAATATCGGATTCTGACAAATCAACATTATCAATAAATGTTACCTATGATACCAGCGGAGCGTACTACCATGCAACTAGCCAGTCCCCCGTTAACACTAAAGGTCTAACATTATATTTTGTTGCCGAATATACCGATGAATTAATTCCAGTTACCCGTTTTGTTGTAGAGGACAAATCAATCACCAGAATGGCGATTGAACAGCTTCAAAACGGGCCCGTAAACAACGGTATGGAATCGGTTATAAAAAATGTTACAAACACAACATATAATAACGGCAACGTTGTAATTGACATTCCTAGTTCATACGCAGGATACAACGATGGAAGCAAAGATGCTTCCCTTGCATACAGCGCATTTGTAAAAACAATTTTTGATGTTGATAGATATTGGCCAATATACAGTGTAACCTTTACAGTTGACAGATTAAAAACAGATACTTATTTCAATGGACTTTCAAGCGAAAGTTTGAATTTACTACCCAATGCAGAAATGAACTACCTGCTTTACATGGCATACAAAATAGATGGCAGGTACTACCTATATGATTATGAAACTGATATGAGTAAAACCGGAATATCGGCAGAAGATTCCATTGAACTTAAAGCGCAAAAATTATTTGATGCATACAAAGATTCAGATGTACCATACGGAATAAGTCCGATTCCTGAAAGCATTACATTGCAAGAAGCAAAAACTGAGAATTCAACATTAGTTTTAGACTTTGGATCTGAATTTTTAAATGCTTACAAAGATAAACCCGATTTAAGACAAATGATGATTGAATCTATGGTATATACTTTTACAACAATACCTGGAATTGACAGCGTAAAAATAACAGTTAACGGTGAACCCCTGAAAAATTTCGTAGAGTTTGATGATGGTAGAGATATAGCTGCGGCTATGTATCCTCCTTATTTCATAAACCCAGAAATTGTTCAGGAAAATCAGTAA